GCTGTACCTACAGCTCAAGGGAGGCGTGGCCTTTAATCATTTCCCTCCACAGCCTGCCTCTTCTGCTCACACAAAAATAGCCACAAGCTTTCTccggatgtgggtatcccaggaAGCAGTTACCACCCTGCCTATCAGTCTTGTTTCCTAGACCTTTAATTTGTGCCCTGACTTAGCCTCCAGCAGTCATCCCCACAGCAGGTCGAAAGCAGAGGGCAAAAGTATGGGAACAGGGTTATGCCCACCATCAGGTTGCATTACCACTGGGCCTGGGGCTTTGATCAAGGAGGCCTACAGGGAATTAACTCCCTGCACGTTGCCACccctcccatcctctcccctCAAAGTAGCACTAACATCCAGTGTCATTAATGCCAcccttttgcttttctgcaaCAGTTTTCCAAGTTGGCAGGCCAACTGGGCAACTTTGTTTAGTCCCTTGTTTCCTCATCAGCAAATAGTAACAGCACTGTTTCACCCTTTGAGAATTATGTGGAGAAAATGgaacaaatgaaatattaaggagaaatctgTGTAGAGCCTAATGAGAATCACTGAAGCCTAGACTTCTGACGATAGTGATCCTCACCTGTGAAACCTAAGAACTAAATTCTCCCAACCTTaagaagtaaaatattaaatggaaaaataaaaatccaccACCCTGAGTCACCATCAGTGCTGCTTTTCTTGCCTTCTAACTCAGCCAACCTTAAAGAACTTATCTACATTACTTTCTCTATTTCCTCACCTCCCATTCAATTCAATGGCAAGTCTgccacttggaaggcagagattcTGTCTGATTTTGGCATGTTAGCACCCAGGACACAAGGTGTTAAGTATAGTTCCTTAAAAGGGAAACCTAATGTGATCAGGGGCCTTCACCTGCCAACCCTCTGAGATTATCAGGCTTCCTAACTGTAAAGCCAATGGCTACTCTGAAATGCTCATGTTCATTGACCTATCAGCCTATACTACTCTTGACCACTCCCCCTTCATGAAAACATTTATCTTCTAAGCTTTACTCacatattttctgttctttcttcaacttctggctgctccatttctgtgcCGCAGGCTTTTTATTCCCTGCCCTCTTGTCTTCCACACTTCTGAGGCACTCATCTTCACATTCCTGACTTCAGGTTATCATCCACTTGCTAATATCTCCCAAATCTGCGTCTCCAAAACAGGGCTCATGCCTGAACCCCAACTCTGCATGACAACCTACTCAACATTTCCACCTTGCTGTGTTGTCACCTTAACTGTCACTTGTCTAGAATAAAACCCCTTGTCCATCTCAGTAAGAGCAACCACCATCTATCAGGTGCCCAAACCAGAACCACGGTCATCACCTTTAACCTTCCTGACTTCCCACAAGTCCACTAATTCTTCGTCCTAAAGGTTTCTGGAATCTGATCACTCCTCTTTTTTACCTGCCCCGATTCCAGTACAAGGATTATCACTTGTAGAATGGACTAGGCAACTGGCTCCTTTCCACCTGCAtcctaaaatatttaacaaatgtatCCTCTCATCCTCCCACTATGTGAAAACCTTGCTCTTGGAAGGAACACCTTATCAAAGCCTGAATATGCCTGCCTGATCCGATCCAGCCCTGCAGATCTCTCCAGCCTTATCTTCTGTGCTTGTTCACTTGCACCCAGTGCCTCAGTCCATAGAGTTCTATCCTCCAGCCAATTTCCTGGCACCTTTTGCTCTGTCTTGCCTTCTAGCCTTTGTTCATGCTGTGCACTGAAAAGCTCTCTGCAGTCTGCCTGCGAAACTCAGTAATCAAGATTCAGCTCAAACACTGCTCCTTCTGTGGAGCCCCTCTGCCCCCGACAGGCTGTGCTTCGCACTCATCACACCGGATGGCAAAGTGAGCCGCACCCACCAGACGTGAGCACCCCACGTAGCGGAGAGGAGATCTCTAGCCCTCCTCTCACCCACCAGCGGCCTCTGCTCACCCCTGGTTGAGGTCGTTCTCGGTGTTGTCCAGCCACAGGCGCACGGCAACCGCGTTGCCCTCCCGACACTGCGTGAAAATGTCGTCCATAGCACGTCCCGGCGCTGAGTCCCCGGGGTTGGGGAAGCCTGCGGACTGTGGGGACCCAGGGAAATGGATGAACCTCAATCTTTGTCCGCTACAGGAAAGAAGTTTTGGGGatctgggtgggggctgggcgctGCGTCTCTGGCTAGTTGGGGGTCTGTAGAGGAGTTCCGAGCAGCGAGGTCTGCCTGGGCGCGAGAGAAAGGCGGGTCCCGACAGGACAGGGAGTGATGAAGAAGTGGTATGGTATCTCCTGAGCGGATGTCACAGACCAGGCACCGAGACCCACTaactgggctgggggagggggaggtactAGTTCCGTCTAACCTGGGAAGGAGGAGATCGGGGGTCCTTTTCGGGGATAGCCTCCGTTCCTTACTTAGAACTCAGGCAAAGTGAGGGGTGATCGGTTGGCTGGGCCTCACTCTTGGGCAGGGGTCGCGGGTCCTCCCGCACTCACTCACCGGGACTCGGGCTGGAGGCGCCTTCTCCGGGGAACTCCCGTCCGGCCGCGCCCGCTgaccggccccgccccgcccctggccctcTAGGGCCAGCGCGGGCCTCCTTCCCTTCCTATCTCCTCCCTTGCCCTTCTAGCCCGCTAGTGTCCAAAACTCGATGGTTTCTGCGCGGCGCCGGCCGTTCTAGCCACATCGGGCTTTCACTCTTTGGTTTCCGGATCCGATCGGATCTGGGCGCTTTACCTCCTGGGTAAGCGCGCTGCACGTGGAGAGGCGAGTGGGCTTCCGGACCCTGCGCTGCAGCCCGCATGTTCGAGGAGCCTGAGTGGGCCGAGGCGGCCCCAGTAGCTACAGGCCTAAGGCCCGTGATCTCACGGCCTCAGCCTGCGCCACCTTCGCAAATCAAGGTGAGTGGCTCCCGCCGCGCAGGGTCAATGGGAGCTGTTTCGCATCCCAGATCGGAGCAAGCCTGCAGGTACAGACTCAAGGATCCTAGTAGTTCCAAAAGAAAATGACGCTGGAGTTGAGAGAGAAGCAGTGAACAGAAGTTGGTGAGGTGAAGAGGGTTCCTTGGATAtacatgcaaaggccctggggcaaggGAATGTGTTCTGTTAGAGTCACACACAAAAGTGAGCGTTGGTTGAAGCACAGGGTGCAGATGAGAAGGGATGTTGTTGAAAAGGCAGGATTCTAAAAGTTTTGTGTATATTGAGGGTAGAGGGACGTCGGTGAAGTGTTCCCAGCAGTTACTTCTCCAGGTTAGCTTTCAGTGGTTATTGACTGCAGTGCGGATTGGAGAGAGGAAGTGACAGTGAATGGTTGTCAGTCTCACTGCTCAGCGGATGGTAGGGGGAACTGAGAACTTTCAAGGTCCTTGCCTAGCCCAGGACTTCAACCCAGGGTCAGCCTCCCAGACAGTAGAGCTGCTTCTCTGAGCCCCTGCAGATGAAAGGCTGCTGTGCCTCCTCGGGCTTTTCCTGCCCATTAGTCAGCCTCCAATGTGGACTCCGCCGGCCTCGTtccctctctcatcccttcaGCCCACAGCCACAGTCCAGGCCGCctgcctttctgtctgtctgtagccCCATCGGCTTGTTTTCTGCGCTGCAGCTAGAGGCATACGTAGCACCCACGAGCATGACATCCTGTGTTCAGAAGCCTTCCTGTCTCTTACAGAAGTGTCAGCTGGAGGCACGTCTGGGCTGGGCAGTTCAAACTCCTAGTCTCTAGCCTTGGCCCCCTTACTTCCTCCACCAGGCGTCGCCCCTTCCCCTACACTGAAGGAGGTAGAGTGGGTGGTGTCTCTATCCTCCAGTCTCCCAAAGCTCTGCATGGTGTCGTGAAAGTTCTTCCAGGTCTGGCTGGCCTCGTGGCAAGGTAATTTGGTTGACTTGGAAGAATCAAAATGCCTCTGCCATCATCTGAATCAGGTCCCGTTTTCCCTTTCTTATGCAACAGGCTTCATCCATTCTCCTCGTCCCCTCGTCTCATCCCTTGTTTTCCTCCAGGGTCCCAAGCGCCGCCAGCTCTTGGCTACATTACGGGCCTTGGAAGCAGCGTCTCTTTCCCAGCAACCCCCTAGCCTACCTGACAGTGACTCTGAGGAGGAggtggaaaggaagaaaaagcaacCTAAAAGGACATCATTTGCCAGTGCCTCTGTTGAATCAGGggacagaaagaagaagaaatgtcgAAAGCAAGGCCCTCCTTGCCATGACTCTGAGGGAGaagaagtagaaagaaagaaaaaggtcggCAAGCGGGGTCTTGTTGGCAGTGACTCTGCTGAggaacagagaaaaaggaaatgccAGAACCCAGCCCGGCACCTGAACAGTGTTGACCAAACAGGTACCATTTGGTGTATATATGTGTGGGAGAGGAGGTCTCCTGGTTCTGCATGCAACAGAGGGTGCCCTGCCACCATTAGGGTTGGAATTAGGCAATAAGAAGTGCTTTtaggggcaggcaccgtggctcacttggttaatcctctgcccatatgggtgccagttctagtcccagttgctcctcttccagtccagctctctgctgtggtctgggagggcagtcgaagatggcccaagtgcttgggccctgcacctgcatgggagaccaggaggaggctcctggctcctggcttcggattggcgcagggccagccgttgtggccatttggggagtgaaccaacagaaggaagacctttctctctgtctctctcactgcctatagctctacctgtcaaataaagaagaagaagtacTTTTATCTGGACCACAGTCTTCTTTGTCTCAAAGATGAGGACAAAGACGATGACCAAGTCTCTGAATttaggggattttttttaaagattttatctatttacttgagaggcagaattacagacagtgagagggagacagaaaggtcttccatctgctgattcactctccaaatggccacagtggccagagctgcgccagtctggagccaggagccaggagctaggagcttcttctgggtctcccacatgggtgcagggcccaagagcttgggccatctctactgctttcccaggccatagcagagagatggattggaagaggagcagccaggactggatccggtacccatgtaggatgctggtgctgcaggcggaggattaacccactgcaccacagggcctgcCCCTTAGGGGATCTTATTCCAAATACACCATCTCCCTTTCTGCAGATTCCCAAATCCAGAAGAGTAGTGCTGCAAATGGGCCACCCAAGTCAAGTCCTGAGTCCTCTTGCCCTAAACCCTCCCAGACCTTGACTCGCAAGCAGTGGCGGAACCGGCAAAAGAACAAGCGGAGGCACGAGAACAAGTTTCGGCCAGCTCAGGCTCCAGACCAGGTTCCAGCTGAGGCCCCCACAGAGGAGACAGAGGTACCTTCTGTTCCCAGGCCAGACAGCCACGAGGCTCGTGCTGAGGCCCTCCGAGCCCGCATGGCGCAGAGGCTAGATGGGGCCCGATTTCGCTACCTCAACGAACAACTTTACTCGACGCCCAGCAGTGCTGCGCAACGCCTCTTCCAGGAAGACCCTGAAGCTTTTCTCCTCTACCACCGTGGCTTCCAGAGCCAAGTGAAGAAGTGGCCACTGCATCCAGTGGACCGCATTGCCAGGGATCTTCGCCATCGGTGAATGGGGGTTGGGCACTGTGAGGAGCAATGCGGGTCAGTCCTGGGCCCATGCCTGACCAGTTTGTGACTCTTGCCTTCCGCTCCCAGGCCTGCATCCCTAGTGGTGGCTGACTTTGGTTGTGGGGATTGCCGCCTGGCCTCAAGTATCCGGAACCCTGTGCACTGTTTTGACTTGGCCTCTCTGGACCCCAGGGTCACTGTGTGTGACATGGCGCAGGTAAGCCCCTCTGTGTAGCTGGCCTCTGCTCTAGGCCCATAGGCTAACCTGTAACCCTTCCAGCCCTAGCCCTCAGTGCTGGCTTTCTCCTTCGCACACTGTGTTTCAACCTACAGGTGCCTCTAGAGAATGAGTCAGTGGACGTGGCTGTGTTTTGCCTTTCACTGATGGGAACCAACATCAGGGACTTCTTAGAAGAGGCAAATCGAGTACTGAAACCAGGGTAGGAGTCCCCAGGCCCCagatgcatgtatgtgtgtgcatgtgtgagtctGTGTTTTAACATAGAACTTCTCCTTCACAGGGGTCTCCTGAAAGTGGCTGAGGTCAGCAGCCGCTTTGAGGATGTTCGGAACTTTCTGGGGGCTGTGAGCAAACTGGGCTTCAAGGTCATCTCCAAGGTGAGAGTTCTGAGAGATCTGTCCCTATTCTCTGATGTGTGACCCTTTTCAGGGTGATGGTACTCAGGAAGGAGCCCATGGGCACAGGACAGCAAGTGTTCCCTGGGGCACACTTCAGAGTAGAGCCCTGGGAAGCTttctgggcagggccaggacatGGTGGGAGGTTCTGAGGAGTTAGTGTGAGGATTTGGAGCTCACTGGATCTTTTCTGCCCCTAGGACCTGAGCAACAGCCACTTCTTCCTGTTTGATTTTCAAAAAACTGGGCCTCCTCGGGTAGGGCCCAAGGCACAGCTCTCAGGACTGAAGCTTCAGCCGTGTCTCTACAAGCGCAGGTGACCTGGACGCCCGTTGGAAGGAGAGGCGGGGCTCAGGCTCCAGGTTCAGGATGGTGAAGACTCTCAAGCAAGGTGGTGAGCCAAGACCGCACTTCCTCTGGCCTATGAGCAAAGTGTGATAACACCGTCGCTCAGCTCAGCCCCAGTGAAGTCTTCTTAGAAGCATAAAGTGACTTTGGCTAGCTAAAGAATAGGGAGTTTATTATGAGAACCTGGAGCTGTCTGGGGGATCATGTGTCACCTTAGGTAGCATGAAAACTGGACTGTTTGGAGATCAGGGATCTCTGGGTTTGACTCCTCTTTCCAATTCTCTAAAGCCACGTAGCTTCTACTCGTTCTGTTTCCGTCTGCTCAAGCCCTGAAGGCCGCAGACAGGCAGCTCTTGCTTCTAGGCAATTCCGATCCTGGCTCGCCACTTAGAGCTGGGGTCACTTAATCTCTGAATATCATATTCTTCATTTGGAACATGGTATAATTCCTGTCTTAGAAGGCTGTGTTGGTTAACTGAGGAAatctatggccagggctggaaacatagcaggtgctcaataaactaGCTGTGGCTGTTACATATTGTAATCCTTGTTCTTTGAAGACCTTCCCTaagctggattggaggttgaAGGGTGAGAAATAGATTTGTTGACTAAGAAAGATTGTAAGAGAATTCAGGAACAGGCTCATTTCATCCACTACGTggagacttcttttttttcttttcattttttatttgaaaggcaaagagcagagatcttccatcctctagttcactcttcaaatgcccacagaagctgggactggtccgcactgaagccaggggcccagaactcaattcaggtctccagaGTGGGTGGTAAgttcccaagtccttgagctgttccctgctgtctcctagggtgcacattagcaggaagctggaatcggaagcagagtcctgagactcaaacccaggcactctgagagaCTTTTTTAATGGGTTCCAAGCTGTCCTTATAGGTGGGAACTGGGTCTCTGTTCAGAAACAACAACTGGTTGATACCCTGTTGGGGTGGGAGATTGGTAGGCTCAGACTGGGATATTCTCGGCAAGCTATAGGCAAAGAAGCCTGGTGCTGGGGGGAAATAAGCTAGGATGGTAGATCCTATGCTTCCCCTAGAAGGCATCTGCCATAGGCCTGGGTACAAAGATACAGCCTCTTTCACCTGTTTTCACAAACAAGACTTAAGTTGGGTGTCTCCAATAAGGGAGAGAAATTTTGAAACAGGCTGTAGGCTAGGAGGTAGGTTTGGAGGTTGAGCTGTGAACCATTCAGCAGGCACTGCATACTGCCTTTGCatgtgctattctttttttttttttttttttttttttgacaggcagagtggacagtgagagagagagacagagagaaaggtcttcctttttgccgttggttcaccctccaatggccgctgcagccagctcattgcgctgatccgaagccaggagccaggtgcttctcctggtctcccatgtgggtgcagggcccaagcacttgggccatcctccactgccttcctgggccatagcagagagctggcctggaagaggggcaaccgggatagaatccggtgccccaaccgggactagaacccggtgtgccggcaccgcaaggcggaggattagcctgttgagccacggcgccggcctgcatgtGCTATTCTTAATACTTACCTGACTGGCGAAGTTTATTTGTCTTTCCAAAAAGCCTAGAAGTATTACATGAAGAGTGCTACTTTAGCATGTAAATATTTAGTTGTCATTGCTTTGGGCATTTGGCTGTAACCTGCTCAAGCCATCTTTGAATTCCTAGAGCTTATTATGTGAAATAAAGCCAGTGTACTTTTCACCTAGGGAGGGATCAGGAACAACATGGTCCAGCTGAATGGAATTGATGAGGTCATAGATGCTGTAGAAACCCAggttcagggctggtgttgtggtgcagcgggttgggatgctgcctttgatgccaggatcccatatgagcgccagttcgagtcccagccactccacttcctaaatatctccctgctaatgtgcctagcaaaacaatggaagatggcacaagtgcttgggtcctgccacccacatgggggcctggataaagatcctggcttctgacttcggcctggccattggggctatttgggaggtgaaccaacagatagaggatctctctctctttctctctctctctccctctccctctctctccctccctccttcccttcctctctctctctctctctctctcttcctccttcttcctctctctctgtaactcagcctttcaaataaatacatctttagaaagcaaaaaatgaaaaccGGGTTCAAGGCACAAGATGAGGGCGCTGTGGACTATTGATGATGGAAGAAGTGGGATGTTGAGGGTGAGACAaaggaaaccaaaataaatctcaGATTTCTGGCTTGAGCAGCTAAGCTGAGATGCTGTTTAGAGCGTGGGACTTTAGGTGCTTGTTAGATGCTCATTTGAAAGTCGGACATACATGAGATGTAAGCTGAAGGTTTGGGAATTTAGCCTAGAGGTGGTAATTGAAGTCTTAGGAATAGAGGAGATAAGGGGAGGAGAAAATGGCTCAGAATGGTATTTTGGGGAACATTGGATgggcaaaggaaaaacaaaccagTAAAAGTGACAGGAGATAAGAAGATTGAGCCAGAGATAGAAGAAGAAAACCAAGAAAGtggctctttttatttatttatgtatttttaaagacatttatatatttgaaagagctacagaaaaggagaagcagaggcagagagagagagagagatcttccatccactggttgactccctaaatggctgaaatggccagggctgggccaggccaaagccaggagctaggagcttcttctgggtgtccttaGTGGTTGCAGGGGTGctagcacatgggccatcttccactgctttcccaggagcattagcagggagctgggtcagaagtggaacaattagaactcaaaccggcacccatgtgggatgccagtgtcacaggctgcggctttacccactatgccacaacaccgatCCCAAGAGTAGCTTTTTCATATGGGAAGAATGGGTAGGTTGTCAGCTATCCAATGGTGTTGAGAGATTTGAATTTACAATATTATTTTCCTGAATTTATAGTTATACTCACTAACTCAGTGGTGTGGTTATCTCTACTTGCTCAGGAATCTAGGAGTAGTTGTGGAAGAGGTGAGCACTAAGGGATCATCCAGAGTTCATTCATGCAATGGAAATGAAAGGATGGTGAGCAAAGGAgcttcaggccattagcaagtcAGTGATGGTTAAGCTGGATTGTGGACTTTTGTGGGACAGGAAGGAGAGTGAAGACAGAAGTAGGCTGTTGAGAATAATAGAGCAAGTGAGTTGAGAGGATGAGAGACTATGTCAGAAGTTGGAATGCCTGAATTAACTCTGGAAGCAGAGAAACTCCAGATGATGGCCAAGTCTAGGGTAAGTGCCTAACAGGCGTGCAAAGGAGGTTACCTGGAGATTGGTTAATGGCCTGAAGGATCAAGTATTGGAAGGAATTGTCTTCATGGACTTGTAAGTTCTCCAGAGTGATGGCAGAAGTTGGTGGTGGAGTAGGTGCCAGCCTTGAGTGGAACAGGGATGGATGTGGGAGGAGCCAGACGATTTGTAGACAAATGAAGGGAGATGTGGGATGGCAAGAATTTCAAGAGCAGAGAGATTTACACAGCCTACCAGAAAGAGCTCTATGTGGGGTGTGACgggaggcagggaagcagagctggcagcCAAGCAGCT
This window of the Lepus europaeus isolate LE1 chromosome 7, mLepTim1.pri, whole genome shotgun sequence genome carries:
- the RRP8 gene encoding ribosomal RNA-processing protein 8 isoform X2 codes for the protein MFEEPEWAEAAPVATGLRPVISRPQPAPPSQIKGPKRRQLLATLRALEAASLSQQPPSLPDSDSEEEVERKKKQPKRTSFASASVESGDRKKKKCRKQGPPCHDSEGEEVERKKKVGKRGLVGSDSAEEQRKRKCQNPARHLNSVDQTDSQIQKSSAANGPPKSSPESSCPKPSQTLTRKQWRNRQKNKRRHENKFRPAQAPDQVPAEAPTEETEVPSVPRPDSHEARAEALRARMAQRLDGARFRYLNEQLYSTPSSAAQRLFQEDPEAFLLYHRGFQSQVKKWPLHPVDRIARDLRHRPASLVVADFGCGDCRLASSIRNPVHCFDLASLDPRVTVCDMAQVPLENESVDVAVFCLSLMGTNIRDFLEEANRVLKPGGLLKVAEVSSRFEDVRNFLGAVSKLGFKVISKDLSNSHFFLFDFQKTGPPRVGPKAQLSGLKLQPCLYKRR
- the RRP8 gene encoding ribosomal RNA-processing protein 8 isoform X1; amino-acid sequence: MFEEPEWAEAAPVATGLRPVISRPQPAPPSQIKGPKRRQLLATLRALEAASLSQQPPSLPDSDSEEEVERKKKQPKRTSFASASVESGDRKKKKCRKQGPPCHDSEGEEVERKKKVGKRGLVGSDSAEEQRKRKCQNPARHLNSVDQTDSQIQKSSAANGPPKSSPESSCPKPSQTLTRKQWRNRQKNKRRHENKFRPAQAPDQVPAEAPTEETEVPSVPRPDSHEARAEALRARMAQRLDGARFRYLNEQLYSTPSSAAQRLFQEDPEAFLLYHRGFQSQVKKWPLHPVDRIARDLRHRPASLVVADFGCGDCRLASSIRNPVHCFDLASLDPRVTVCDMAQVPLENESVDVAVFCLSLMGTNIRDFLEEANRVLKPGGLLKVAEVSSRFEDVRNFLGAVSKLGFKVISKDLSNSHFFLFDFQKTGPPRVGPKAQLSGLKLQPCLYKRSEFYEPNALMMEGAVIAGLLVGLNVIDANFCMKGEDLDFSGVRKMLIYLVCQSISHYFRILINFMLTKL